The genomic interval TTCCTGCGGCAAGAGTCGCTTTCATCTTGGCACGCATACTTTTCGTTGTTACTTTCATGTGTTCCTTCAATCTTTTCGGCTCAACCGTTTGTATATTTACGCTAGTATACAAATAATTCACGGTCAAGAATTATGCGTGTAAATATTTTCGTAGCGAAATAGAGGAAGCAACAACAGACAAAATAATTGCTCCCACAATAATCCATGGACCAATCCACAATACACTTGTCATATTGATGAATGACATCCATGTAATAGCCTTAGCTAGCCAATCAGTCACGAAGACCTTGACAATCGCCATAAGAGTACCAATAGCTATGAGAGAACCTAAAAGGGATGCAAGTACGCCTTCTAAAATGAACGGCATACGAATAGCCCAGTTAGATGCTCCAACATAGCGCATAATTTCTGTTTCTTTACGTCGGCTAGCCGCACTCATACGAATAGTTGTACCAGTTAAGAGCACTGCCACAATAATCATCACACCTGCTAAAACGCTGGCTACAACAGTGCCTCGATTAAGAACAGCAAAAACAGGCTCAAAGATTTCACGTTGATCTTCCACCTGCTCCACGCCTTTTGTGCCGCTGAGCATTTCAGACACTAGTTGATATTTATTCGCATCTTTGAGCTTCAAACGCAAGGATGCTTGCATATCTGCTGCCGTTAATGTACGTCCTTCATATACGCCGCCTGGATACTGCTTCACAAAAGTATTCTTAAAGAAGTCCTCTTTAGACACATAGCGAATAGAAGAGACAACACCGGAGAGTTCCGTTTGAATTTTGGCTTCAATATCGGATACTTCACCATCAGTAGGAGCTGTTCCTGCCGCACAATTAGCAGCAGTACTTTTACCATCTGGGCATAACCACACGACGACTTCAACCTGGTCATACCAGTCACCTTTGGCTTTTTGCACCTGAGTCTGCATCAAAGCTGCAGATCCAATAAAAACAAAGGAAATGAAAGTAACCAGCATAACGGAAATAATCATGGCTCCGTTACGCTTAAAATTCGTCCATGTTTGAGACATAATAAAACGCAAACGCATAATTATTCACCGTCCTTAGAATCTTGCGACTTGTCGAAATCTTGTACTTCACTTTCTGATGCATTATCGCCTTTTTTCTGCTCTGCCTTGTCCGCATCCATCAGGAAAGCTGGCGGAGCAGGAGGAGCCTGCGGCATAGGAGAAGATAATGAGGATAGCGAGGAGTCTGCTTCGTTTTTGTCAGAACCTTGCTCTGGCTGAGGACGGAAACGAGCATCTTTATCTTCACTCTCTTCCTCTTCCTGCTTAAGCCCACCTCCCCATGTAAGAGTTTCTTCAGCAGGGGCAAAAGCTTCACCATAGCGACCGCGGCGACCCGAATGAACATTACGTGCAAGACGAGCAATGCCTTCTGAATCTTGTGGCGTATCCTGATCAGCAGATGTGTCAGAAGTATCTACGGAATGATTACCAGAGCGTACAGCATCAATATCAACAACTTCCTCAGTGTACTGAGCCTGAGAACCAACGCTGTCAGATATATCAGTTTCTGGAACTGTAGTTGTAATCGAATCAATAACCTGCACAGTATGCTTCAAATGGGTTTTTTGAGCTACATCTTCGTCTGGGAAGTATAACGCTGAATCATACATACCGTTTTCTTCGTCACGTACAATGCGACCGTTATGTAATTCAATAACACGTTTGCGCATAGAGTTCACAATTTCTTCGTTATGGGTAGCCATAACAATCGTGGTACCTGTTCGGTTAATAGCTTCCAAGACTTCCATAATACCCACGGAGGTGGTTGGGTCTAGGTTACCCGTTGGCTCGTCAGCCAAAATAATAGCTGGATGATTTGCATAAGCTCTAGCAATAGCCACACGCTGAGCTTCACCACCGGAAAGCTCATGCGGCATACGATTTTCTTTACCCGTTAAGCCCACAGCTTCCAGAACCTGAGGGACAATGGACTTAATAGTAGAGCGCTTCGTGCCAATAACTTCCAAAGCAAAGGCCACGTTCTCCCATACTGTTTTGTTTTCTAGGAGTTTATAATCTTGGAAAATAAAACCAATACCGCGGCGATAATGAGGAACACGACGGTGCGAGATGCGACGCAAATCATTACCGGCTACACGAATATCCCCTTCGCTAATCTCTTCCTCTCTCAGTAGCAGGCTAAGTAGCGTAGATTTACCAGCACCGCTCGCTCCTACCAGGAAGACGAAATCTCCGCGGTCAATGTGCACATTAATGTCTTCCAAAGCAGGGCGCGATGCATGATCATATACCTTGCTGACATTGACTAAATCAATAAGAGCCATGGTCTTCCCCCTCGGTTACCTTCCTGTATGTCGGGTCATGTTCTTGTCTTAAGACGTGTATGTGACGTGTATTTTAAGTTGTGTGGTGTTTTATATTTACGGTTCGGCATTCTCATTTTTAGAAAAAAGCTTGAGCTTCTTTTGAATCCGAGCACTGTTAGCTTTCTTGGCTTTCCAATGCCTCTCGCCGCTGCTGATGCCTCCACCGGATTCCGGCGTCAATAAAATCGCCTAGGTCTCCATCAAAAACGCCTTGCGTATCAGACGTTTCGTAGCCCGTACGCAAATCTTTGACCATCTGATAAGGATGCAATACGTAAGAACGCATCTGGTCTCCCCAGCTTGCTTTAATATCGCCGGCAAGTTCTTTTCGCGTTTTTGCTTCTTCCTCATGCTTCATAACAAGCAAGCGTGATTGCAAAATACTCATTGCAGCAGCACGGTTTTGAATCTGGCTGCGTTCATCTTGCATGGTAATAACAATGCCCGTTGGAATGTGAGTTAATCGCACAGCAGAATATGTGGTATTAACTCCCTGACCTCCAGGACCAGAGGACATATAGGTATCAATACGAATATCAGTATCTGGCACCTCAATATGATCGGTGGCTTCCACCAGAGGAATAACTTCAACAGCCGCAAAACTTGTTTGACGTCGTGACTGATTATCGAAAGGAGAAATGCGCACTAGACGATGCGTTCCACCTTCAACGGAGAGCTTGCCATAAGCATAGTCACCCTCAATCTGCAAAGTGGCGGATTTAATGCCGGCTTCTTCGGCATACGAGGTATCAAGAATCTTAACTTTGTATCCTGTGCGCTCAGCATAACGCACGTACATACGCAACAGCATATGTGCCCAGTCAGCAGCATCCACGCCGCCCGCTCCCGAGCGAATAGTAACCACAGCTGTGCGGTCATCATATTCACCATCGAGCAGAGTTTGAATTTCAATATCTTCTAGCTCTTTTATTGTGTTGGCAAGCTCTTGCGTGGCTTCATGAATACTATCGTCATCTTCTTCTTCGGAACCAAGCTCATATAAGGTTTCAATGTCATCCAAACGCTGCTCAACGGCGAGCAGTTTGCGCAATTGCGCCTGGCTTGCTGAAAGTTGTGATGTTACTTTTTGGGCATAATCAGGATTATCCCATAGCGTTGGCTCGCTGGCTTGACGTTCTAAATCTGTAATCCGCGTACGCAAAGCATCGAGATCTACTGCTTGAGCAATAGTCTCGTATTTTGCTCGAGCTGCTCCAAGGTCTTGAGAAAAATCATAATCTGCCACGACTCTTTAGCCTACGCTGTTGTGTGCACGAGTTCGCTGTTTTCGGAAATGCCTTAACAACCTAGGCACATTTAAGCTAAACTTAAGCCCGTATAAGTTCACTATGTGAGCATGATATATTCGATGCATTCTGTGTATTCACCGTAATTCATGCACATACTGATACAAGTGGGGAATAAATGTCTACAAATCGTGTTGCTTATGGCTGGGGTTTAGCTTCTATAGATGAAGCAGGAAATACTTTGGACGTGTGGTATCCATCATTGAAAGTGGGAACTGAAGATACTGTTCCTGCTGAAAATGCGCTTGGTTCACATGGTTTTTCTGATGCTGTTTATGAGCAGGCTGATGCGCGCGGTGTGCGTCGTCTACCAGTTTTTACAGTATCTCATATTGATGAACCGATTGTAGATGCTGCAGATGCATATTTGCGTTTGCATCTGCTATCTTTACGTTTAGCCGCGCCTAATACTGTGAATTTAGATGGTATTTTCGCACAGCTTAATAACGTTGTGTGGACGAATTATGGTCCTTTTGCAGTAGAAAATTTTGCTCAGCGCAAGCTAGACGTGCTTGCCGATGCTCGTTCTCATGGGCATATTGCTGCTGATGTGAATGTGCTGTCTATTGATAAATTCCCTCGCATGGTGGATTATGTAGTACCTCAGGGAGTGCGCATTGGTAATGCTGATCGCATTCGTCTGGGAGCTCATTTAGCAGAAGGCACCACCGTTATGCATGAAGGCTTCGTGAACTTTAACGCCGGAACTTTAGGTGTGTCTATGGTCGAAGGTCGCATTTCTCAAGGTGTGGTAGTTGGCGATGGTTCCGACATTGGCGGCGGAGCTTCGATTATGGGAACGCTTAGTGGTGGCGGCAAGCATCGCGTATCAATTGGTGAGCATTGCCTTTTGGGCGCTAATGCTGGAATTGGTATTTCTTTGGGAGATAACTGTGTTGTAGAGGCTGGCCTATACGTGACGGCTGGCACGAAAATTAGCATTTATGACAAGGAACGAGTGGCTGCTGGTTTAGACCTGCAAGTTGTTAAGGGCGCAGATTTGAGCGGTAAAGATAATATTTTGTTTATTCGTAATTCCGTAAGCGGAGCGATTGAAGCACGTTCTCGAGCAGCAGGAAAACTCGGCATTGAGTTAAATTCTGATCTACATAAAAATTAAGAGAATTAATATTTTGCGGTAAAAATGTGAGGCTTGGATTGTTGATGTTCCAAGCCTCACTGCATATGTGAATATTCTTAAGGCAGGTATGCCTATTCACTCTTACTCATCGCGAGCAGTCAAAATAATTGGATCGCCATCGGTAATAGCAATCGTATGCTCAGTATGCGCACCACGAGAGCCATCAGCCGAACGCAGAGTCCAACCATCATTTTCATCCTGATAAATTTCATCTGTGGTTGCTAAGAACCATGGTTCAATAGCAATAACCAAACCTGGACGCAAACGATATCCGTGATGAGCACGACCATTATTAGGCACATGAGGATCACCATGCATAATATGACCGACACCATGACCACCAAATTCCAAATTCACATCGTAGCCATAGCTTGCAGCCACCTCGCCAATAGCAGCAGAGATATCGCCTAAACGGTTACCACTGCGCGCTTGATCAATGCCGGCAGCCAGAGCTTCTTCTGTGCTCTTAATCAGACGTAAATCTTCTGGATCAGCATCGCCAACTACAAAACTAATAGCGGAGTCGCCTACCCAGCCATCTACGTTAATGGCTAAGTCAAGACTTAAAAGATCACCATTTTTAAGATTGTAATCATATGGAATACCGTGCAGCACAGCATCGTTAACGGATGTACAAATATAATGTGCAAAAGGACCAGTTCCAAAATCTGGAGCATAATCGACGTAGCATGATGATGCGCCTTGACGTGACTCAATGGCATTCTTCACGAAGTTATCAATCTCCAGAAGATTTGTGCCAACCTTTGTCATCTTTTTCAAATCAGACAGAATCTGACCCACGAATTTTCCTGCTGGACGCATCTGCTGAATTTCTTGAGGAGTTTTCAGTTCAATCATGCTTTTAGAATACGCCCACACCCAAACAGCAAGACTTACTTTTATGCCAAGCTATATCACAGCTTTTAATGCTAAAAGAATAAGAACCAGACCGCCAGCTACTTGTGCTTTGCGTTCCCATTTTTCTCCAGCAGCATTGCCAGCCAACAAGCCCACCACAACCGCAGCGGCAGTTACAAGACCAATCATCACCACTGTTAAGCCATAAGGCAGACTTCCAGACAAGCCAATGCTAGATCCCACAGCACTGGCATCAACGCTACAAGCGAAGGCTAAAGGTGCCAAAGTTTTCCACGTCAGTGGGGGCACCGAGCTGAGCTGTTGTTCTTCCTGATAACGAGCGAAAGCTGAACGAATCATTACAGCGCCAATAATCACCAACAAACTAAAGGACACCCATGGCCCCACTCCGTTCATAAACCTAGATAGCGAGTCACCTAAAAGAAATCCTGCACTGTACAAAGCAATGTGCACTGTGCTGAACCATGCAATAGACACGCGGTAATGACACGGTTTAAGTATTCCATGCATGCGCGCGCCGATAGACATACTTACCGACAAGGCATCAACGCTTAAGGTGATGGCAAGCAGGAGCGCTCCGAGTGAAGCGGTTGCCATACTAGCCATATACGTCATATTTGCCTTCTTTCAGATTAGATTGTTGGCACGGTTGTCAGAGTTGTCAGTGCTCTCGTGGTGTGCGGGGTGCGCATCCATAGTCACTGTATAAACGCTATGTGTTGTTACATCATGACGCTCATAATTCTTGTGTTGATACGACTCTACATGGTTTAACCACGTTCACTCAGATTTTGCTGGATTTCGTTATAGTTTCGAGGGGTCGAACTTCTGTAGATTGTGATGTGTTGATTATTTGTAGGGTGTTAGCGGGAAATACTCACTCAAGTCAGCTCATAGCACGTTATAAAATATCCTCATCATGTGTGGCAGCGCCTTATATCTGTGAATGCTGGTGCCGGAATATGTTCCCGGTTATGTCGCATGAAGAGATTTTCCTCTATAAGGTTAGATTGAGATAAAAAATACTCCATAACACGATGCGTGCGTTACCCTTATAAGTATGACTTTTATGAATCGTAATTTTCTCATGGTGCGCTCTGCAGCGCGAACTGTTGATTCTCTATCCTCTGGAATTGACGTAGATTCTTTATCTTCTCGCATCTCTGCTCAATCTGATTTCTTCCGTCACGTCAACGGCGAGTGGATTGATTCGTATGAGTTGCCAGATGATAAAGCTCGTTATGGATCCTTCGATAAATTAGCTGATAATGCTGAAGAGCAGATTCACGAAATTTTAGAAGAAGCACACCCTAGCTGCCCTAAGTCAGTCGCTTTGTACCGTTCTTTCATGGACACGGAGACGATTGAGCATGCAGGAATTAACCCTATTCGCGAAGATCTGAATCGTATTGATGAGGTCACCACAAAAATTGCTTTAACCCATGTGTTAGGTGCAATGGACGCATCTGGCGGTCCTTCACTCTTCTCACAAGCAGTATTCGCTAACCCTGGCGATCCTACACACCATACCGTGCATATTTTCCAGTCTGGTTTGGGACTTCCTGATGAAGCTTATTATCGCGAAGAAAACCATAAACCTGTAGTCGAGAAATACACACAGATGGTTTCCGATCTTCTCCGCTTAGCTGGCTATGCTAAGGACGAAAAACAAGGTCTGCGTTCTGCTCGCAAATTCGTGGAGATTGAACGCCGCATTGCCTCTTATCATTGGGATGTTGTAGATTCTCGCGATAGTGATAAGACGTATAATCCTCGAAACTTTGACGAATTTGCTGCAGCATTGAATAATTTCAACTTGGAAGCATGGGTAGATGCTTGGCAAGAGTCCTACAACAATTCAGATGCTGCGCACTATCAGCCACTGACATTGCGCTCCGCTTTAGCACACGTAATTGTGTATCAGCCAAGCTTTATTGACGGCATTGACCAGTTCTGGGGCGACGCTGATGTAGAGGATCTTAAACTATGGGCTCGCGTGCATGTTCTGATTCAGTGGGCTAGCTATTTGCCAGCTGATTTCGAAAACGCAAAGTTTGAATTTTATGGCAAGGTTTTGCGTGGCACAACTGTGCAGCGTGACCGTTGGCGCCGAGCTGTCGCTTTAGTCGATGGTATTTCTGGCGAGGAAATTGCTCAAGAATATGTTAAGCGCCACTTCCCTGCTTCGTCCAAAGCACGTATGAGCGAATTGGTCAACAACCTCATTCACGCTTATGAAGTATCGATTAAGTCCAGCGCATGGCTAGGTAAGGATACCCAGACGAAGGCTTTGGATAAGCTTTCCAAATTCACTCCGATGATTGGATATCCTGACACTTGGCGCGACTATTCAGCCTTAGACATTCGTGAAGAATACAGCCTGATCCATAACTTGCGTAATGCAAGCATGTATGAAACTGCTTACCAGCTGTCTAAGGCGGGCAAGCTAGTCGATAAGCGCGAATGGCTGATGACTCCGCAAACAGTCAATGCCTATTATGAGCCAACAACAAATGTGATTGTATTCCCTGCTGCTATTCTGCAGCCTCCTTTCTTTAACGCTGATGCTGACGATGCTGCTAATTATGGCGGTATCGGCGCGGTTATTGGCCACGAAATCGGACATGGTTTTGACGATCAAGGCAGTAAATATGACGGCGATGGCAATCTCAAAGATTGGTGGACGTCTACAGATCGCGAACAGTTTGAGAAACTGACTCATGCCTTAATTGACCAGTACGACCAGTTCACACCTCAAGATGTGGCTGATAAGTATATTGCCGAAGGTAAAGCTGCCCAGATGCCTCATGTGAAGGGCGCATTTACGATTGGCGAAAACATTGGCGACTTGGGTGGCGTGAATATCTCCCTGAAAGCATATGCGCTATCTTTGGGAGCTCACGATGATTCTGACGAAGAAATTTCTCGCGCTCTAGAATCAGCTCCTGTGATTGATGGCTTTACTGGTTTGCAGCGTTTCTTCCTTTCCTATGCATCTATTTGGCGTAGTGTTATTCGCGTTGAACTTGCTGAACAGTACTTGCAGATTGATCCGCATTCGCCTGCAGAATTCCGCGTTAACGGTATTGTTCGCAACGTTGATCGATTCTATGACGCTTTCGAGGTTAATGCTGATGATGCAATGTATCTAGCACCTGAAAATCGCGTTCATATCTGGTAATTTTTAGCCAGAGATCATAAGCCAGACGTCATAACTGTTATGCTTCTTGTCTCCTTCGAGGCAAGAAGCATTATTATGTCAAAGATCTGCGTTGCCTTCACTCGTATCTGGCTGAGTATCCTTCTGAGTGTCCTTCTGAGGTTCGGGAACAACAGAGTTCTTCAATGTTTCGTCTTTGGTAAAACTGTCATCACCAAAAGTAAGATTATGCCCAATACTCGTAGCTTCAATAGTGGGAATGGAATGCGTAATACCATCTTTTTCCCATGTATCTACGCTTAACGAGCCCACAACAATCACGGGGTCTCCTACTGTTAATGATTTCATGGCATGTGTGGCTAGATTTCGAAAAGATTTGACCTGCACCCAGGTTGTCTCAGCAGATTTCCATTGATTTTCTTTCGTACTGAAATAGCGCCTAGTAGAACCAACCCTGAAATTACACACGGGAGTATTGGAGTTTATTGTCCATGCTCGTGGAGCTGTTCCCACATAACCGGTCAGTACGATTTGAGCTGCGTTTGTCATCTTATCTCCTTCGATATAGGGCGAGTACAAGCTAATACTCAACTTGTTACGTAGCTCTACTATGCCAAAACTGAAAAGCATTCGTCATCTTATTCAGCCATTGTGAACCGATGTGGATAACACGCCTGACTGTGAGATATGTGAACTATGTCGTGTGACGGTTGTCGGGTTTGAGGCTCGACGGGGCTTATGAGATTTCCAATCGTATTGCGTGTTTTATGATGAAAATGACGTGAAGTACGTTGCGCTTGAGCGGATCATGATTCACGAACCAGATTGAGGAAAAAGCAACCGAAAAAGTTCCTCAATCATGATTCGCTATAGCAAATCATGTCTCACGCACCATGTGACCGTACACAACACCCCAAAAGCGAACCTGAATCGTGATTCGCTATAGCCAAACATGATTCACGCACCAAAAATAGCGTTTTTAGCGGTAAAAAAGTTCCTCAATCATGATCCGCTCTAGCCACTCACGTTTCACGCACCATGTGACCGTACACAACACCCCAAAAGCGAACCTGAATCGTGATTCGCTATAGCCAAACATGATTCACGCACCAAAAATAGCGTTTTTAGCGGTAAAAAAGTTCCTCAATCATGATTCGCTATAGCCACTCACGTTTCACGAACCAAAAATAGAGTTTTTAACGCTCAACAAAGACTGTGCATGATGATTCGCGACAGTGCAGCACTTCTCGCCCCCCCCCCCACAACAACAAAAAAGAGACGGTGCCGCAGCACCGCCCCTCTTTCATATATTTTCTACACGCCAGCCGTATTTACAAAGCCTTAATCTGGGAGATAAGAGCCTCTGCCGCCTGGTCAACAGAAACAATCTGCGTATCAGATCCATCACGATGACGAATTTCAATCGTACCGTTCGCAACAGTATCACGACCACACACAGCAATATATGGCATACCCAAAAGCTCAGAATCCTTAAACTTAATACCAGGAGATACTTTTGGACGATCGTCAAAGATAACTTCAACGCCAGCCTCAGCCAAGTCAGCAACAAGCTTCTCAGCCGTATCGAAAGCCAGCTGATCTCGACCAGTTGCAATAACGTGTACCTGAGCTGGAGCTACAACAGCAGGCCACTTCAAACCATTATCGTCGTTGTACACTTCAGCGATGCAACTCATCACGCGAGAGACGCCGATGCCGTAGCAGCCCATCCACACTGGAACAGCTTTACCGTTTTCATTCAAAACAGTCAAATCCAAAGCCTTGGAATACTTCAATCCCAATTGGAATACTTGACCAATCTCTACACCGCGTTCCAAGCTCAATGGGCCAGAACCGTCCGGGCTCATATCTCCTGCGCGCACTTCCACAGCTTCAACAAAACCGTCAGCCTCAAAGTCGCGGCCATACACAGCGTGATAAACATGCTTGCCGTCTTCATCAGCACCGGTAATCCATTCGGATCCACGAGCAATATGAGCATCCAACAAGTACGTAATACGCGATGTACCCTCAGCATCAGCATTCTGTGAGCCAAGCACGCCTGGCCCAATATACCCCTTCACCAGCTCAGGATACGCAGCCAAATCTTCTGCAGTTGCTTCTTCAATTTCTGCTGGAGTAAAGCTGGCTTCCAAACGCTTCATATCTACCTGACGATCGCCAGGAACGCCAATAGCTACCAGCTCACGCTCACCTGTTGGATGCTTCACTGCGATCATCAAATTCTTCAATGTGTCGCTTGCCTGCCATGCGCGGCCATCACTACGAGGATGAAGAGCATTAGACTGATCCACCAACGCCTCAATTGTTGGCGAATCTGGAGTATCGAGCGCAATCATAGGTTCAGTAGAGCTGAAATCAACATCTTCAGGCTTCACGGTGGTTAATGCTTCAACATTCCATGCAGCACCCGATGGAGCCAACGCAAAAGTGTCTTCACCAATTGGCATTGGAGCAAGGAATTCCTCTGAAGCTGAGCCGCCCATAGGTCCCGATGTTGCGTGCACCATTACATATGGCAGGCCTAAACGCTTGAAAATGCGCTCATATGCGTCACGCTGAATAACGTAATTCTTCTTGAGATCCTCTTCAGTCATATCGAAGGAATACGCATCCTGCATAACGAATTCACGCCCACGAATCATGCCTGCACGAGGACGGAATTCATCGCGGTACTTAGATTTAATCTGATACAAGGTAACAGGCAAATCTTTGTAGGATGAATACATATCCTTAACCATCAGCGTGAACATTTCCTCGGCTGTTGGCACGAGCAAATAGTCAGCATCATGACGATCCTTCACGCGGAAAAGATTGTCGCCATATTCTTCCCAACGATTTGTAGCAGTATATGGATCCTTTGGTAAAAGTACTGGGAATTCAACTTCTTGAGCGCCTGTTACTGCTAATTCTTCACGAATAACAGCTTCGATTTTGCGCAGAACCTTCAAACCAAGAGGCAACCATGAATATAATCCAGGTCCTACTTTGCGAATATATCCTGCACGAATAAGCAACTTTGCTGATACAACATCTGCGTCCGATGGATCATCGCGCAATGTGCGCAAAAACATCTGGGACATACGTAATACTTCTGAGCTCATAAAACCCAAGATTATAAGCGCTACCCGACTTTATAACCGTAGCCCAAAATGCAATCGAAGCAATTCCTCTATACTTGCTATCTACTCTCATAGAATAGCTAGGAATAGCCGAAATAATTAGAATAAGGCTCCCTGACTAAATTCATCTTCTATATCAGCCACAGAATCAGGCAGTTGAGATTGACGCACAGCCAACGCACCCTCTGCTTCTAGGATTGCAGTGGCAGCAGCAGAATTAGCCCGCAAAGCAGCATCGAGGAGCACAGCCTGATCAGAGACAACAAAAGCTCTGTTGTTTAGCCCGTGTAAAAATAATCCATCCAAGCCCTGCACGCGAGACATCGCCACATAGCCCATGCCAGGGGCAAAAGTCCGCCTTAAATCCATAACCGAGCGATCCAACGTCATTCCCTGGGATTTATGAATAGTAATAGCCCAAGCGCATCGCAGAGGAACTTGAGAAACAACTGCTAACACTTGTTCTGCATCGGTAA from Alloscardovia omnicolens carries:
- the ftsX gene encoding permease-like cell division protein FtsX, with amino-acid sequence MRLRFIMSQTWTNFKRNGAMIISVMLVTFISFVFIGSAALMQTQVQKAKGDWYDQVEVVVWLCPDGKSTAANCAAGTAPTDGEVSDIEAKIQTELSGVVSSIRYVSKEDFFKNTFVKQYPGGVYEGRTLTAADMQASLRLKLKDANKYQLVSEMLSGTKGVEQVEDQREIFEPVFAVLNRGTVVASVLAGVMIIVAVLLTGTTIRMSAASRRKETEIMRYVGASNWAIRMPFILEGVLASLLGSLIAIGTLMAIVKVFVTDWLAKAITWMSFINMTSVLWIGPWIIVGAIILSVVASSISLRKYLHA
- the ftsE gene encoding cell division ATP-binding protein FtsE — its product is MALIDLVNVSKVYDHASRPALEDINVHIDRGDFVFLVGASGAGKSTLLSLLLREEEISEGDIRVAGNDLRRISHRRVPHYRRGIGFIFQDYKLLENKTVWENVAFALEVIGTKRSTIKSIVPQVLEAVGLTGKENRMPHELSGGEAQRVAIARAYANHPAIILADEPTGNLDPTTSVGIMEVLEAINRTGTTIVMATHNEEIVNSMRKRVIELHNGRIVRDEENGMYDSALYFPDEDVAQKTHLKHTVQVIDSITTTVPETDISDSVGSQAQYTEEVVDIDAVRSGNHSVDTSDTSADQDTPQDSEGIARLARNVHSGRRGRYGEAFAPAEETLTWGGGLKQEEEESEDKDARFRPQPEQGSDKNEADSSLSSLSSPMPQAPPAPPAFLMDADKAEQKKGDNASESEVQDFDKSQDSKDGE
- the prfB gene encoding peptide chain release factor 2, whose translation is MADYDFSQDLGAARAKYETIAQAVDLDALRTRITDLERQASEPTLWDNPDYAQKVTSQLSASQAQLRKLLAVEQRLDDIETLYELGSEEEDDDSIHEATQELANTIKELEDIEIQTLLDGEYDDRTAVVTIRSGAGGVDAADWAHMLLRMYVRYAERTGYKVKILDTSYAEEAGIKSATLQIEGDYAYGKLSVEGGTHRLVRISPFDNQSRRQTSFAAVEVIPLVEATDHIEVPDTDIRIDTYMSSGPGGQGVNTTYSAVRLTHIPTGIVITMQDERSQIQNRAAAMSILQSRLLVMKHEEEAKTRKELAGDIKASWGDQMRSYVLHPYQMVKDLRTGYETSDTQGVFDGDLGDFIDAGIRWRHQQRREALESQES
- the dapD gene encoding 2,3,4,5-tetrahydropyridine-2,6-dicarboxylate N-succinyltransferase, whose translation is MSTNRVAYGWGLASIDEAGNTLDVWYPSLKVGTEDTVPAENALGSHGFSDAVYEQADARGVRRLPVFTVSHIDEPIVDAADAYLRLHLLSLRLAAPNTVNLDGIFAQLNNVVWTNYGPFAVENFAQRKLDVLADARSHGHIAADVNVLSIDKFPRMVDYVVPQGVRIGNADRIRLGAHLAEGTTVMHEGFVNFNAGTLGVSMVEGRISQGVVVGDGSDIGGGASIMGTLSGGGKHRVSIGEHCLLGANAGIGISLGDNCVVEAGLYVTAGTKISIYDKERVAAGLDLQVVKGADLSGKDNILFIRNSVSGAIEARSRAAGKLGIELNSDLHKN
- the map gene encoding type I methionyl aminopeptidase, with protein sequence MIELKTPQEIQQMRPAGKFVGQILSDLKKMTKVGTNLLEIDNFVKNAIESRQGASSCYVDYAPDFGTGPFAHYICTSVNDAVLHGIPYDYNLKNGDLLSLDLAINVDGWVGDSAISFVVGDADPEDLRLIKSTEEALAAGIDQARSGNRLGDISAAIGEVAASYGYDVNLEFGGHGVGHIMHGDPHVPNNGRAHHGYRLRPGLVIAIEPWFLATTDEIYQDENDGWTLRSADGSRGAHTEHTIAITDGDPIILTARDE
- a CDS encoding manganese efflux pump, with protein sequence MTYMASMATASLGALLLAITLSVDALSVSMSIGARMHGILKPCHYRVSIAWFSTVHIALYSAGFLLGDSLSRFMNGVGPWVSFSLLVIIGAVMIRSAFARYQEEQQLSSVPPLTWKTLAPLAFACSVDASAVGSSIGLSGSLPYGLTVVMIGLVTAAAVVVGLLAGNAAGEKWERKAQVAGGLVLILLALKAVI
- a CDS encoding M13-type metalloendopeptidase, whose translation is MNRNFLMVRSAARTVDSLSSGIDVDSLSSRISAQSDFFRHVNGEWIDSYELPDDKARYGSFDKLADNAEEQIHEILEEAHPSCPKSVALYRSFMDTETIEHAGINPIREDLNRIDEVTTKIALTHVLGAMDASGGPSLFSQAVFANPGDPTHHTVHIFQSGLGLPDEAYYREENHKPVVEKYTQMVSDLLRLAGYAKDEKQGLRSARKFVEIERRIASYHWDVVDSRDSDKTYNPRNFDEFAAALNNFNLEAWVDAWQESYNNSDAAHYQPLTLRSALAHVIVYQPSFIDGIDQFWGDADVEDLKLWARVHVLIQWASYLPADFENAKFEFYGKVLRGTTVQRDRWRRAVALVDGISGEEIAQEYVKRHFPASSKARMSELVNNLIHAYEVSIKSSAWLGKDTQTKALDKLSKFTPMIGYPDTWRDYSALDIREEYSLIHNLRNASMYETAYQLSKAGKLVDKREWLMTPQTVNAYYEPTTNVIVFPAAILQPPFFNADADDAANYGGIGAVIGHEIGHGFDDQGSKYDGDGNLKDWWTSTDREQFEKLTHALIDQYDQFTPQDVADKYIAEGKAAQMPHVKGAFTIGENIGDLGGVNISLKAYALSLGAHDDSDEEISRALESAPVIDGFTGLQRFFLSYASIWRSVIRVELAEQYLQIDPHSPAEFRVNGIVRNVDRFYDAFEVNADDAMYLAPENRVHIW
- a CDS encoding single-stranded DNA-binding protein translates to MTNAAQIVLTGYVGTAPRAWTINSNTPVCNFRVGSTRRYFSTKENQWKSAETTWVQVKSFRNLATHAMKSLTVGDPVIVVGSLSVDTWEKDGITHSIPTIEATSIGHNLTFGDDSFTKDETLKNSVVPEPQKDTQKDTQPDTSEGNADL